In Sulfitobacter sp. W027, a single window of DNA contains:
- a CDS encoding SIS domain-containing protein, with protein sequence MNTPFLDTARRVIRCESEALTLLADSLDDRFRAAVDLMRACKGRVIVTGIGKSGHIGNKIAATLASTGTPAQFVHPAEASHGDLGMITAADVVLAISNSGEAPELANLVAYSRRYAIPLIGITSRTDSSLGRHCDVVLELPRAAEACGTGVVPTTSTTLTLAMGDAVAVALMENRAFTAEHFRDFHPGGKLGARLSRVADLMHVGDALPLVTADAPMAEALAEISRKGFGVVCVTDPTGEINGIITMGDLARHLDGLMTMTAREVMTPSPVTIGPDELAEKAVGVMNNRKITCLIVTDPAQNEGKSPVGLLHIHDCLRVGLG encoded by the coding sequence ATGAACACGCCCTTTCTTGATACCGCCCGCCGCGTGATCCGCTGCGAATCCGAGGCGCTGACGCTGTTGGCCGATAGCCTTGATGATCGCTTTCGCGCCGCTGTTGACCTGATGCGCGCCTGCAAGGGCCGGGTGATCGTCACCGGCATCGGCAAATCGGGCCATATCGGCAATAAGATCGCGGCGACGCTGGCCTCTACCGGCACGCCTGCGCAGTTCGTTCACCCAGCCGAAGCGAGCCACGGCGATCTGGGCATGATCACCGCTGCTGATGTGGTGCTGGCGATCTCTAACTCGGGCGAGGCACCGGAGCTTGCGAACCTCGTCGCCTATTCGCGCCGCTATGCCATCCCGCTGATCGGCATCACCAGCCGCACCGATAGCAGCTTGGGCCGCCATTGCGACGTGGTGCTGGAACTGCCCCGCGCAGCAGAGGCCTGCGGCACTGGCGTTGTCCCCACCACCTCGACCACGCTCACACTGGCGATGGGCGATGCCGTGGCCGTGGCGCTGATGGAAAACCGCGCCTTCACCGCCGAACATTTCCGCGACTTCCACCCCGGCGGCAAATTGGGCGCGCGACTGAGCCGTGTGGCCGATCTGATGCATGTGGGCGACGCGCTCCCGTTGGTCACGGCAGACGCCCCGATGGCCGAAGCCTTGGCAGAAATCAGCCGCAAGGGCTTTGGCGTGGTTTGCGTGACCGATCCGACGGGTGAGATCAACGGCATTATCACCATGGGTGACCTCGCGCGCCACCTCGATGGGTTGATGACCATGACTGCACGTGAGGTCATGACCCCTTCACCTGTGACCATTGGCCCCGACGAACTGGCCGAAAAGGCCGTGGGCGTGATGAACAACCGCAAGATCACCTGTCTGATCGTGACAGACCCGGCCCAGAACGAGGGCAAATCGCCCGTGGGCCTGCTGCATATCCACGAC
- a CDS encoding ribonuclease D — translation MTNYLYQNDLPDDLDLGPLVAIDCETMGLHPHRDRLCVVQLSGGDGHAHLVQVAKGQTEAPNLCALLENPHVLKLFHYGRFDIAAMLNAFGATAAPVYCTKIASRLIRTYTDRHGLAKLCQELLGVDISKQQQSSDWGAEELTQAQIDYAASDVLYLHHLREELNKRLVREGRMEMAQACFDFLPMRARLDLEGWPETDIFAHA, via the coding sequence ATGACAAATTACCTCTATCAGAACGACTTGCCGGATGACCTCGACCTCGGGCCGTTGGTTGCCATTGATTGCGAGACGATGGGCCTACATCCGCACCGCGACCGGCTGTGCGTCGTGCAACTGTCGGGCGGCGACGGCCATGCGCATCTGGTGCAAGTCGCCAAGGGTCAGACCGAAGCGCCGAACCTCTGCGCCTTGCTGGAAAACCCGCATGTGCTGAAGCTGTTTCACTATGGACGCTTCGACATTGCTGCGATGCTGAACGCTTTTGGCGCGACGGCTGCGCCGGTCTATTGCACCAAGATCGCGAGCCGTTTGATCCGCACCTATACCGACCGCCACGGGCTCGCGAAGCTCTGCCAAGAATTGCTGGGCGTCGATATCTCGAAACAACAGCAATCCAGTGACTGGGGCGCCGAAGAGCTAACCCAAGCGCAAATTGACTACGCGGCATCGGATGTGCTTTATCTTCATCATCTGCGCGAGGAACTTAACAAACGTCTGGTCCGTGAAGGCCGAATGGAAATGGCGCAGGCCTGTTTCGATTTCCTACCGATGCGTGCCCGGCTTGATCTGGAGGGATGGCCGGAAACGGACATCTTCGCACACGCATGA
- a CDS encoding PaaX family transcriptional regulator C-terminal domain-containing protein, with protein MPSDPPLPAVAVFAGLGGQRVWSLMVSLFGDLAQGHGDAIDGPVLSTIMAALDVRPEASRVALHRLRNDGWLQSRKVGRISQHSLTAQGRAESVAASPRIYAAPPDLSEPWQMVMVEENGRDTDGALRNAGFIAAMPRAYVGRIDSAAPEGFLALPGNTPPDWLRRAVEPAELEADYSALLSALTALEDELPRADQLNALHVAVLRCLIVHNWRRLVLKHPALPGGLIRPEWPGYQCHLRVDRLLHRYPRPALQELAAASAAA; from the coding sequence ATGCCCTCTGATCCCCCCCTCCCCGCCGTCGCAGTCTTCGCGGGCTTGGGCGGTCAGCGCGTTTGGTCGCTGATGGTCAGTCTTTTCGGCGATCTTGCCCAAGGGCATGGGGATGCAATCGACGGGCCGGTCCTGTCCACAATCATGGCCGCGCTCGACGTGCGGCCAGAGGCGAGCCGTGTGGCCCTGCACCGGCTGCGCAATGACGGCTGGTTGCAATCACGCAAGGTGGGACGGATCAGTCAGCACAGTCTCACTGCGCAGGGTCGCGCGGAAAGTGTTGCGGCCAGCCCCCGCATCTACGCCGCGCCGCCGGATCTATCAGAGCCGTGGCAAATGGTGATGGTCGAGGAGAATGGCCGCGATACCGACGGCGCCCTGCGCAATGCAGGCTTCATCGCCGCGATGCCCCGCGCCTATGTCGGGCGAATCGACAGCGCGGCACCTGAAGGCTTCCTTGCACTGCCCGGCAACACCCCACCAGATTGGCTGCGCCGCGCGGTGGAGCCTGCGGAACTGGAGGCTGATTATTCCGCGCTGCTGTCCGCGCTTACCGCACTTGAGGACGAGTTGCCCCGCGCGGACCAATTGAACGCTTTGCACGTGGCAGTGCTGCGCTGCCTTATCGTGCACAATTGGCGGCGTTTGGTGTTGAAACACCCTGCCCTTCCCGGCGGATTGATCCGTCCCGAATGGCCCGGTTACCAATGTCACCTCAGGGTCGACCGCTTGCTGCACCGCTATCCGCGCCCGGCATTGCAGGAACTGGCCGCCGCGTCGGCAGCCGCCTAA